In one Babylonia areolata isolate BAREFJ2019XMU chromosome 14, ASM4173473v1, whole genome shotgun sequence genomic region, the following are encoded:
- the LOC143289579 gene encoding transmembrane protein 250-like: MFPLCRRLKTMHGPHSTCLMTAETFWVTFPSRRPQQLRGAFSSKSNRSILFAGHLETIVFLGNYLLTCVFFCVFSLCSFLGFLGVKLCLRFQTNLTLYLMMLDRDPIQFYSFNVGCLCCLHLFFFLSGGFGFLVLSYVDT, encoded by the coding sequence ATGTTCCCGCTGTGCCGTCGGCTGAAAACGATGCACGGCCCTCACTCTACCTGTCTCATGACAGCCGAGACCTTCTGGGTGACCTTCCCCAGCAGACGCCCACAACAGCTCCGGGGAGCATTCAGTTCCAAAAGCAATCGCTCCATCCTGTTTGCCGGACATTTGGAGACGATAGTTTTCCTGGGCAACTACCTCCTGACATGTGTGTTCTTCTGCGTGTTCTCGCTGTGTTCTTTTCTGGGCTTCCTGGGGGTGAAGCTGTGTCTGCGCTTCCAGACGAACCTGACGCTGTATCTAATGATGTTGGACCGGGACCCAATACAGTTCTATTCCTTCAACGTGGGCTGCCTGTGCTGCCtccacctcttcttttttttgtcgggCGGTTTCGGTTTTCTGGTCCTGTCTTACGTAGACACTTGa